TTATGCATGGCAGACAGCTTTCCACCTTTCCAAAAGAACTTTGCTCTTCATTATAGCATATAGCAACCGCACCAAAACTTGCAAACCTAACAAGGCAATTCAAAAAGTTCGCTTATGATAAGAAAACTTATACTTTTATTTTCTGACGATGGAATCGTCTCTGGTTACGAATTTCTCGCAATATTCTATGATCTGACTACGGCGGACAATACCGATAAATCTCCCCATATCGTCAACAACAGGGACAAAGTTCTGCACTTTGGCCAAATTAATCAAATCCTCCATGTCAGCGTCTATAGAGACTGGTTTATTATCCATCCGAAGCGGCACATCCGCTAGATAAAATTTTGAAGCGTTCTCAAAAGTCACCTTACCATCCGAATTTTTCATATACCAGAGCAGATCACCTTCTGTGACCGTCCCGACATACTCCCCATGATGTCCGATAATCGGTACCGCTGTATAACGGTGATGTTCCATACGTTCCAGCGTCTGTCTAAGCGTTGAATCTATCCTTACGGCAGCAACATCATTTTTCGGCAACAGAAAAAACGCGATATTCATTCGAGTGGAGTCCTCCTCTACCTTTTCATACTCCCCAGTTTAAGGGGGATTATAAGTCATAACAGTGCGTATTTATACATCTACTGAAAATGTCACTTGTGTTCTCTAGCGCAACAAATCGGCAGCCGGAAATCCGGACTGCCGAAATATGAACGTAAGATGGCTTTATATATAGATATGATAGCTAAAATGCACTCATTCTTTGGTTGTCGCAGTTGAATCCTGTTGATCACGGGATTCCGGTGTAAGCAAGTCCTCTGGCTTTGTATCCGGATTGCTCCAGCTATCGATCATTTGCTTGGCGAACTCGAGATCTTCTTTATCTACCGAATCATAGTACACTCCGTTCTTACGGAAGCCTTCTCCCATGATAGTGAATCCTTTAATTGTAGGAGACTCGCCTAGCAATACTTGCTTGGACAAATCAATAATGTAGCTTGGCATCATATCCGTCTTGAAGTTCTCGCCCATCATATCCATTAAATCGGGAATTTTCGAGACTTGGTCCAGTTTCATCATCCGATTGACAATCGCGTTCAAGAAGATCTGATGTCTTCCTGTCCGATTGAAGTCGCTATCCTCGCGGTATCTTACGTAATTCAGTGCCTCTTGTCCATTGTAGAGCGGCTTATTCGCTTTGATCGTAAATTTCTCGTGGTCCTTCTGCTTATTGACGATATCCTTCGTAATCGGGAGCTCTACTCCCCCCAATGCATCAACAATATCACGCAATCCGTGGAAATTAATCGCGGCGTAATAGTCTACAGGATGATCGAGCAACCCTGTTACCGTATCTTTCGCCATCTTTGCTCCGCCAAATGCATAAGCATGGTTAATCTTATCTTCTTTGCCTCTGCCTACGATCTCAGTGTAAGTATCTCGAGGGATTGAGACAAGCAGCACCCGGGATTCTTCCGGACGTACTACCGCATAGATCATCGTATCGGAGCGTGCCGGTTCATTATCCCGCTGATCCACGCCTAGAAGAAGCATGCTGAACGGCTTGAATTTCTCCTCTACCGGAACTTGCTGAGGCTTCTGCTCTTCAACCGGAGCATAGGATTTCTCCAGCTTCTTCTCCACCTGACCCGACAGGAACAGATCAAAGGCCACGACCGACAGCTCTTTCCTGAAAATATATCCGCCAGTCCCAAGTAGCAGCAGGACAGCTACCAC
The window above is part of the Paenibacillus lutimineralis genome. Proteins encoded here:
- a CDS encoding CBS domain-containing protein, which encodes MNIAFFLLPKNDVAAVRIDSTLRQTLERMEHHRYTAVPIIGHHGEYVGTVTEGDLLWYMKNSDGKVTFENASKFYLADVPLRMDNKPVSIDADMEDLINLAKVQNFVPVVDDMGRFIGIVRRSQIIEYCEKFVTRDDSIVRK
- a CDS encoding LCP family protein, translated to MLERKQHLKNKAKSKDKKRKNKGKRALIVVAVLLLLGTGGYIFRKELSVVAFDLFLSGQVEKKLEKSYAPVEEQKPQQVPVEEKFKPFSMLLLGVDQRDNEPARSDTMIYAVVRPEESRVLLVSIPRDTYTEIVGRGKEDKINHAYAFGGAKMAKDTVTGLLDHPVDYYAAINFHGLRDIVDALGGVELPITKDIVNKQKDHEKFTIKANKPLYNGQEALNYVRYREDSDFNRTGRHQIFLNAIVNRMMKLDQVSKIPDLMDMMGENFKTDMMPSYIIDLSKQVLLGESPTIKGFTIMGEGFRKNGVYYDSVDKEDLEFAKQMIDSWSNPDTKPEDLLTPESRDQQDSTATTKE